In Zea mays cultivar B73 chromosome 7, Zm-B73-REFERENCE-NAM-5.0, whole genome shotgun sequence, the following proteins share a genomic window:
- the LOC100193726 gene encoding Coatomer subunit gamma-2: MAQPLVVKKDDDLDEEEYYSPFLGIEKGAVLQEARVFHDPQLDARRCCQVITKLLYLLNQGDTFTKVEATEVFFATTKLFQSKDAGLRRMVYLMIKELSPSADEVIIVTSSLMKDMNSKTDMYRANAIRVLCRIIDSTLLTQIERYLKQAIVDKNPVVASAALVSGIYLLQTSPEVVKRWSNEVQEAVQSRAALVQFHALALLHQIRQNDRLAVSKLVTSLTRGSVRSPLAQCLLIRYTSQVIRESGVYQGGDRPFFDFLESCLRNKAEMVILEAARAITELNGVTSRELTPAITVLQLFLSSSKPVLRFAAVRTLNKVASTHPLAVTNCNIDMESLISDQNRSVATLAITTLLKTGNESSVDRLMKQMTNFMSDIADEFKIVVVEAIRSLCLKFPLKYRSLMNFLSNILREEGGFEYKKAIVDSIIILIRDIPDAKESGLFHLCEFIEDCEFTYLSTQILHFLGNEGPKTSDPSKYIRYIYNRVILENATVRASAVSTLAKFGALVDSLKPRIFVLLRRCLFDGDDEVRDRATLYLKLLGGEATVGETEKDVNEFLFGSLDVPLVNLETSLRNYEPSDVPFDISSVSKETKSQPLAEKKSTGKKSAGPASAVSGSVSTVDASYEKLLSSIPEFADFGKLFKSSAPVELTEAETEYSVNVVKHIFDRHVVLQYNCTNTIPEQLLEQVIVLVDASEADEFLEVASKPLESLPYDSPGQTFVAFENPEGVIATGKFSNILKFFVKEVDPSTGEAEDDGVEDEYQLEDLEIVSADYMLKVGVSNFRNAWENMDPETERVDEYGLGVRESLAEAVSAVISILGMQPCEGTDVVPSNSRSHTCLLSGVFIGNVKVLVRLSFGISAPKEVAMKLAVRSDDPEISDRIHEIVANG, encoded by the exons ATGGCGCAGCCGCTCGTCGTGAAGAAAGACGACGATCTCGACGAGGAAG AGTACTACTCGCCATTCCTGGGCATAGAGAAGGGCGCCGTGCTGCAGGAGGCCCGAGTCTTCCATGACCCTCAGCTCGACGCGCGGCGATGCTGCCAG GTTATCACCAAGCTCCTGTACCTGCTCAACCAGGGTGATACCTTTACCAAG GTTGAGGCTACAGAGGTcttctttgcaacgaccaagctGTTCCAGTCTAAAGATGCGGGCCTTAGGAGGATGGTGTACCTCATGATCAAGGAACTCTCACCTTCAGCCGATGAG GTCATCATAGTAACAAGCTCTTTGATGAAGGACATGAATAGCAAAACTGATATGTACCGTGCAAATGCTATTAGAGTTCTTTGTCGTATTATTGACTCAACCCTTCTCACCCAAATCGAGAGGTATTTGAAGCAAGCCATTGTTGACAAGAATCCTGTTGTTGCCAGTGCGGCCCTTGTTAGTGGCATCTACTTGCTTCAA ACGAGTCCGGAAGTTGTAAAAAGATGGAGCAATGAAGTTCAAGAGGCTGTGCAGTCAAGAGCTGCTCTTGTGCAATTTCATGCCCTTGCTCTTCTTCACCAA ATTAGACAAAATGATCGGTTGGCTGTCAGCAAGCTTGTCACTAGCTTGACCAGGGGTTCAGTTCGCTCTCCGTTGGCCCAGTGCCTACTTATTCGCTACACTAGCCAG GTGATTAGAGAGTCTGGTGTGTACCAAGGTGGAGATCGTCCTTTCTTTGATTTCCTTGAGTCCTGTCTCCGGAATAAAGCAGAAATGGTCATACTTGAGGCTGCAAGAGCAATTACAGAACTGAATGGTGTCACAAGCCGAGAGCTTACACCTGCAATTACTGTGCTGCAGttgttcttaagttcatccaaaccTGTTCTCAGATTTGCAGCTGTTCGCACACTTAACAAG GTTGCATCAACTCATCCTTTGGCTGTCACAAATTGTAACATAGACATGGAGAGCTTAATCTCTGATCAGAACAGGAGCGTTGCAACCCTTGCAATTACAACACTGTTGAAGACAGGCAATGAGTCAAGTGTTGATCGTTTAATGAAACAGATGACCAACTTTATGTCAGACATAGCTGATGAGTTTAAGATTGTTGTTGTTGAAGCAATAAGATCCCTGTGCTTGAAGTTCCCTCTGAAATATCGCTCATT GATGAACTTCTTGAGTAATATTCTACGGGAAGAGGGAGGATTCGAGTACAAGAAAGCCATAGTTGATTCAATTATTATACTCATTAGAGATATTCCTGATGCGAAGGAAAGCGGTTTATTTCACTTATGCGAATTCATAGAAGACTGTGAATTCACCTATTTGTCCACTCAG atacttcacttTTTGGGAAATGAAGGCCCCAAAACATCAGATCCCAGTAAATACATACGCTATATATACAATAGGGTGATACTTGAAAATGCTACAGTTCGAGCTAGTGCAGTCAGCACATTGGCAAAATTTGGTGCCTTGGTTGACTCACTCAAG CCTCGCATATTTGTGCTCCTGAGACGCTGCCTGTTTGATGGAGATGACGAG GTGCGCGATAGAGCGACCCTTTACCTCAAATTGTTAGGTGGGGAAGCTACAGTGGGTGAGACAGAGAAGGATGTGAATGAATTTCTCTTCGGCTCACTTGATGTTCCATTAGTAAACTTGGAGACGAGTCTGCGGAATTAT GAACCTTCGGATGTACCTTTTGATATTTCATCTGTTTCGAAGGAAACAAAATCCCAACCCCTTGCGGAGAAAAAGTCTACAGGCAAGAAATCAGCAGGTCCAGCATCTGCTGTCAGTGGCTCTGTTTCTACAGTTGATGCTTCGTATGAGAAGCTTCTTTCGTCCATTCCGGAATTCGCTGATTTTGGAAAGCTTTTTAAG TCATCTGCACCTGTAGAATTGACTGAAGCTGAGACCGAATACTCAGTGAATGTTGTGAAGCATATTTTTGATCGACATGTTGTGCTCCAATACAACTGTACCAATACAATTCCTGAACAATTGCTTGAACAG GTTATTGTTTTGGTTGATGCTTCTGAGGCTGACGAATTTTTAGAAGTTGCTTCAAAGCCTTTAGAATCATTACCATATGATTCTCCTGGGCAGACCTTTGTGGCTTTTGAAAATCCAGAAGGTGTCATTGCCACCGGCAAGTTCTCAAATATCCTGAAATTCTTTGTTAAGGAG GTTGATCCATCCACGGGTGAAGCTGAAGATGATGGTGTCGAGGATGAGTACCAGCTTGAAGATCTTGAAATCGTTTCTGCTGATTATATGTTGAAGGTGGGAGTATCTAACTTCCGAAATGCCTGGGAAAACATGGATCCAGAGACTGAGCGAGTTGACGAGTATGGGCTTGGAGTAAGGGAGAGTTTGGCTGAGGCTGTAAGTGCTGTTATAAGCATCCTTGGCATGCAGCCTTGTGAG GGAACTGACGTGGTCCCAAGCAATTCAAGGTCGCACACTTGTCTGCTCTCTGGTGTGTTTATTGGCAACGTGAAAGTCTTGGTGAGACTGTCATTTGGAATTAGTGCACCGAAGGAGGTGGCCATGAAGCTGGCAGTTAGATCTGACGATCCAGAGATCAGTGACAGGATCCACGAAATTGTCGCTAATGGCTAA
- the LOC109940837 gene encoding UDP-glycosyltransferase 91A1 isoform X1 — MITFLDLSKRLARRGHAVTFVSTPRNAAKLQGSIPLELAAHLCIVRLDLPGVDGLPEGAESTADVLPKKVGLLQKAFDGLAAPFERLAIGAVLPPARRPRSRGSSTGSSSTSLRTGSGQLLNSIRPSGP, encoded by the exons ATGATCACGTTTCTGGACCTCTCCAAGCGGCTGGCGCGGCGCGGCCACGCCGTCACCTTCGTCTCCACGCCGAGGAACGCCGCCAAGCTGCAGGGCTCCATCCCGCTGGAGCTCGCGGCGCACCTATGCATCGTCAGGCTGGACCTGCCCGGCGTCGATGGCCTCCCCGAGGGCGCCGAGTCAACCGCCGACGTCCTTCCGAAGAAGGTCGGGCTCCTCCAGAAGGCGTTCGACGGCCTCGCCGCGCCGTTCGAGCGCCTTGCCATCGGGGCTGTGCTGCCGCCGGCTAGGCGTCCGCGTTCTCGAGGAAGCTCGACTGGATCGTCCTCGACTTCGCTCAGAACTGGATCTGGCCAATTGCTGAACAGCATAAG ACCATCTGGACCTTAG
- the LOC109940837 gene encoding UDP-glycosyltransferase 91A1 isoform X2, with translation MITFLDLSKRLARRGHAVTFVSTPRNAAKLQGSIPLELAAHLCIVRLDLPGVDGLPEGAESTADVLPKKVGLLQKAFDGLAAPFERLAIGAVLPPARRPRSRGSSTGSSSTSLRTGSGQLLNSIRC, from the exons ATGATCACGTTTCTGGACCTCTCCAAGCGGCTGGCGCGGCGCGGCCACGCCGTCACCTTCGTCTCCACGCCGAGGAACGCCGCCAAGCTGCAGGGCTCCATCCCGCTGGAGCTCGCGGCGCACCTATGCATCGTCAGGCTGGACCTGCCCGGCGTCGATGGCCTCCCCGAGGGCGCCGAGTCAACCGCCGACGTCCTTCCGAAGAAGGTCGGGCTCCTCCAGAAGGCGTTCGACGGCCTCGCCGCGCCGTTCGAGCGCCTTGCCATCGGGGCTGTGCTGCCGCCGGCTAGGCGTCCGCGTTCTCGAGGAAGCTCGACTGGATCGTCCTCGACTTCGCTCAGAACTGGATCTGGCCAATTGCTGAACAGCATAAG GTGCTAA